One window of the Anaerobranca californiensis DSM 14826 genome contains the following:
- the panC gene encoding pantoate--beta-alanine ligase: MRIINNPQDMQKFVKEQKRLGKTVGFVPTMGYLHQGHLSLVERAKRENDLVVVSIFVNPTQFGQGEDFDIYPRDFERDQKLLEGLDVDAIFYPAVEDIYPANYKTYVEVYDITEKLCGASRPGHFKGVTTIVTKLFNMVLPDRAYFGLKDAQQVLVIKQMVKDLNFPVEIVPCPIVREEDGLAMSSRNVNLNPDERKAALVLSQSLFAAQKLILEGERDGAKIKRFIEEKISKEPLAKIDYVKVVSGENLEEVEELKGEILIALAVKIGKVRLIDNIMVEV; this comes from the coding sequence ATGAGAATAATCAATAATCCTCAAGATATGCAAAAATTTGTAAAAGAACAGAAAAGATTAGGAAAGACCGTTGGATTTGTACCTACAATGGGATATCTACATCAAGGACATCTTTCACTGGTGGAAAGGGCTAAAAGGGAAAATGATCTAGTTGTTGTCAGCATTTTCGTCAATCCCACCCAGTTTGGTCAAGGAGAGGATTTTGATATCTATCCTAGAGATTTTGAGCGGGATCAAAAATTGTTAGAAGGTTTAGATGTAGACGCTATATTTTATCCTGCTGTGGAAGATATCTATCCTGCAAACTATAAAACCTATGTAGAGGTTTACGATATTACAGAAAAACTTTGTGGTGCTTCACGACCTGGACACTTTAAAGGGGTTACTACTATTGTTACCAAATTATTTAATATGGTATTACCTGATAGGGCATATTTTGGGTTAAAGGATGCCCAGCAAGTTTTAGTAATTAAACAAATGGTTAAGGACTTAAATTTTCCAGTTGAAATTGTCCCTTGTCCCATAGTCAGAGAAGAGGATGGTTTGGCTATGAGTTCTAGGAATGTCAATTTAAATCCCGATGAAAGAAAGGCTGCCTTAGTTTTATCCCAATCCCTTTTTGCTGCCCAAAAACTGATTTTAGAAGGAGAACGGGATGGAGCTAAAATTAAAAGGTTTATCGAAGAAAAAATCTCAAAGGAACCTTTGGCGAAAATTGACTATGTTAAAGTAGTATCAGGGGAAAACTTAGAAGAAGTGGAAGAGTTAAAGGGAGAAATTTTAATTGCCCTAGCTGTAAAAATTGGAAAAGTAAGATTAATTGATAATATTATGGTGGAGGT